TGAACATCTGTTTTTCAAGTTTTTCTCTTTTCAAGTGGAATTGCATcgattttgcatttttttttatttttggaacaTATGTTAGCACATACATAAACCTTATGTTTTTCACAGATTTCTTAGTCTAATGCATAGATATTAATCTTGCTTCTTCTAACAgttaccaatatatatatatatatatatatatatatatatatatatatatatgcacacaccCATGCATGATTGTGCACATGAAGTGTCTGAAAGTAAAAAGGTCTATTTTTTTATGGTTGTTTACTAGTGTACCAAATTTaaacaaaatatattatataaataataataatagtaatcatTTCTGAGGAAGAACTTCTGGTATGCAGCATTCATGGTCTGATACGTGGGGAAAATATGGAACTTGGTCGTGATTCCGATACTGGTGGTCAGGTACACAAAGAGTTTCATCTTAGTTCTTATAGTGATATATAAGGATCCTTTCAATGCATTAATATGAACTACTTTCAGTTTTTAGATAGGAAGATGTGTTGATGTTTCTTGTTCCTGTATCTTTGTAATTCAGAAGTATGAACAAGTATCGGAACAGTGCTTGTATTTGTGGGCTGCTGGCACCCACATACCGTACTTTATCTTTATGAGCTTGCCGTGCCATGCCATGGCATCTGTGCAGTGTTGTGACATGCCAGCTGAACCATGATTGCTTGACTATGTGGCTATGTGCACTGATTTACACAAATCTTACGTTAAATTTTCCTAACTATAATAAGTGCATTAACACAATCTTTGATATGGTATGTTAGGTTAaatatgttgtagaacttgcaaGGGCATTGGGTTCGATGCTTGGTGTTTATAGAGTTGATTTGCTCACCAGGCAAATATTAGCACCAGAGGTTGACTGGAGTTATGGGGAACCTACAGAAATGTTAACTCCAAGAAGCTCAGAAAATTTTATACATGAGACAGGAGAGAGCAGTGGGGCTTATATCATCCGCATTCCATTTGGACCAAAGGATAAATATATTCCTAAAGAACATCTCTGGCCACACATCCAAGAGTTTGTTGATGGTGCACTCAGCCATGTTATGCAGATGTCACGAGTTCTAGGGGAGCAAATTGGTGGTGGGCAGCCAGTATGGCCTGTTGCTATTCATGGGCATTATGCTGATGCTGGTGATTCTGCTGCTTTACTGTCTGGGGTGTTAAATGTTCCTATGCTATTCACAGGCCATTCTCTTGGCAGAGATAAATTAGAACAACTTTTGAAACAAGGGCGACAAACAAGGGAAGAAATAAATGCAACATACAAAATAACGCGTAGGATTGAAGCTGAGGAGCTAGCACTTGATGCCTCTGAAATTGTTATCACAAGCACCAGACAAGAGATAGAAGAGCAATGGCGCTTATATGATGGTTTCGATGTGATACTTGAACGAAAGTTGCGAGCTAGAATCAAGCGTGGTGTAAGCTGTTATGGCCGTTATATGCCTCGCATGGTTGTAAGTATATTGCATCACTTCATTTCTTTCTTTGAGAAATATAGTGTAGATTTTCTTATGAAGAATTTGTTCTAATTTTTCACTGCCATGAACCTAGAGCTAGAATCAGATTTTCTGTTTATTGAATCTAGTTACAATTTATTATATGATTCTGAATAGTGACATGTATAAGTTATTTGCCAGGTTATTCCTCCAGGTATGGAGTTCAAACATATTGCTGCACATGATGTTGATCCTGACGGCGATCCAGAAGGAAATGATGATAATTTAGCATTCCCTGATCCACCTATTTGGTCTGAGGTCTCATATTTATTTTGAACTCTgttattgattttttattatagTGTACTGTTTGATAATTTTTCAGAATGCTGACAGTAATATCCTTGtatctttgaaatttgaaatttatCATTACAGTTTGGTGTTACTAACTTTCAAAATGTGTTGTTCTTTTACTTTGGCAGATAATGCGGTTCTTTACAAACCCTCGCAAGCCTATGATTCTTGCACTTTCAAGACCGGATCCTAAAAAGAATATTACTACTCTTGTCAAAGCATTTGGTGAATGCCGCCCGCTAAGAGAGCTTGCAAATCTCGTATGTAGAATTTTGAACTCTTCTCATCTCCATTCATGTTGCCACTTGTTTCCTAAGAGTCGCTAAGAATTTCATGTTTGTATTCTTGTGACCTTTTTAATGTGACATTTCTGTTACAGACACTTATAATGGGTAACCGTGATGACATTGATGAGATGTCAAGTACAAATTCATCAGTTTTAACTTCCATATTAAAGTTAATTGACAAGTATGATCTGTATGGCCAAGTGGCATATCCGAAGCATCACAGGCAGTCTGATGTTCCTGACATTTACCGTTTGGCAGCAAAGACAAAGGTATTTTTCCATCTTAAGCATTATCAAAATTATCGTGTTTCTTAACACTCTTTGCCTACATAACATGACAAAGGCCTGGTATTGAATCATATGTGACATAGTCTTTTCCCATAAAGGTTTCTTGCTTTTTCAGTGTTCTAGTTCTAGTTAACCCCAAACTACTAGAGTCCTGAGATTCTGTTGCATGGCATATTTTTGAAATGTGTAGACCTACTGGTTTGTGCCTTTTGTAGGGTGTTTTCATCAATCCAGCTTTCATTGAACCATTTGGCCTTACCTTGATTGAGGTTAGTTTTTAGTGCTTTtgtttctttaatattattttttcttatatccATTCATATATCACCATATTTTGGTGGATTAGGCTTCAGCGAATGGTCTACCTATTGTGGCTACAAAAAATGGAGGACCTGTTGATATACATAAGGTTTGTTCATTGGATGCATATTCTAATGTTTATAGGGGAAGAAATCTTTATACATTTAGCTCTAATTTCTCTTTCATGAGTATGTATTGGTATAAGTGGAGTGAATCGCCCATCATCCATGAAAAATTGTGCTTCAGGTTCTTGACAACGGTATTCTTGTTGATCCCCATGATCAGCAAGCAATTGCTGATGCACTTTACAAGCTTGTTTCTGACAAGCAGCTCTGGGCACGGTGTCGGCAAAATGGACTGAAGAATATTCATCAATTTTCCTGGCCAGAACATTGCAAGACTTATCTGTCAAAAATCACTTCTTGCAGACCAAGGCATCCTCAGTGGCGAAGGAGCGGCGATGGGCCTGAAGATTCCGAACCAGATTCACCAAATGATTCCCTGAGAGATATCCAAGACATATCTTTAAACTTAAAGCTTTCATTAGATGGTGAAAAGGGCAAAGATGATACTGTGGACAATGCCTTAGGTTCTGGAGATGTTGCTGCTAATGGAAACAGTAATCATTATGTTAATGCAGTTGTGAAATTATCGAAGGATGTTGAACAACATAAGATCAGGTCCAGTGAGAGAATTGATCATAATTCAAGTAAGATGCCAATGTTGAGGAGGAGGAAGTATATTTTGGTGATTGCTGTGGACTCAGTTAGTGATGCAGATCTTATTGCAATCATCAAAAGTACTTTCGAGGCTTCAAGTGGGTATAGGATGTCTGGTCTCATAGGATTTATATTGTCAACCCGATTAACAATATCAGAGATACATTCTCTTCTGACAAACGGCGGCATTGTTCCTACTGATTTTGATGCTTTTATATGCAATAGTGGCAGTGATCTCTATTATCCGTCTTCAAATTCTGATGAGCTGCTTTACCCTTCCGAGCTTCCTTTTGCACTTGACATAGATTATCATTCACAAATTGAGTATCGTTGGGGGGGAGAAGGGTTGAGAAAGACTTTAGTTCGTTGGGCTTCTTCAGTTACTGACAAGAAAGGAGAAATTGAAGAGCAAGTTGTTGTTGAAGACTTGGAACACTCTTCGACATATTGCCATGCATTTCAAGTGAAGAATTCATCTCTGGTAATTATCTATTTTTCCTTTTCTCCATTTAAAAAGAGTGCGTCCCATGTTTACTTTTCAAGCACGGTGTAACTTTTCAAGTTAGACTTTCACATCTACTGTTGGAAACCAACAATTTGACAATTGAATTAAAATCATAGTAACTTCTTGCTATTTAACCATCAGTTGGAAATATAACTTGCCGTAGCCTTTCTATTATTTTAACCCAAAAGAAAATTCGAAACTCAAGATGAATAAGTTTAGATGGAAAAAAGCAGATGATCAGAGTATGGAAAGAAGAAGTCAACTCTAAGGGAAGAATGTGAATTCAAAAAAGAAAGAACAGTGCTTTGGTGCACTGTTCATATGCCTAGTTTTACAAAGAGCACATCTTGTGATAGTAGTTCTATATCATATGTTGTTGGCACATACATGAATTACTCTCTGTTGAGACATCTAATCGTTAGTTCATTGTTACACAAATAATAGGTCTTGGGTTTGAATCCACGTGTCAGTATCTTTTACGTTGTAATAGAAATttcattcaattttttttaaaaggcaCATACATTAAACAATAATTATTTTGTAAAGTTATCCATTATTTTATTGTGAAGGATTGTAAATTTTGATAGGTTCCTCCTGTAAAAGAGCTTCGGAAACAGATGAGAATCCAGGCACTTCGCTGTCATGTCCTTTACAGCCATGATGGTAGCAAGCTACATGTCATTCCTGTACTAGCTTCTCGGTCACAGGCACTAAGGTATAAATGAAATGCTGATGATGCCACTAGTTGGACTCCTTTTTACTAATTATCAACtatatctttgatattttattccTGTTAGTCATTTTACTAATCATCAAAGTTAGTGTTAGCAATTACTTGGTTATTATTTGCAGAATTGTTTGTTAACTGTTGACAGTTGTTTCAGTGAGAAGCAATATCACATCTTTTTCATTAAGAAATCTTTTAAAACATTTAGTCTGCAaggtttatatatattttttaacaatGTAATGTTCTTTCCTAGAATGTGAAAGAAAGGGCACATTGCAAATTCAGTTGTGTGTCATGAGTAGATAAAAAATGGAGCCCACATTCAATTCTGTGGCATAAGCATGAAAAGTATATGGAACCAAGATATCTACAGTTATTGTCATttaacctttaatttattttagtgTAGTAGGTTTTCTTTCTACATAATGGTAGGTCTTGGAACTAGGGTTGCTCCATTGCAAGCTGAGAGACCATCGTTCGAGTcttggaaatagctttctaaacagAGAAATAAGAACGCACACATTGACCCTCCCTAATCTCGTATTGACAGGAGCCAACATAGATAAATTGGGTTAGTTTATGCTTTATTAGAGTCTAGAGACGCATGTTTTGGATACCACTATCAAATGTATCTTAAAGCTAAAATTGCTGACAGAATAAATGAATCTTCCGTTCAATTGTCAACAGGGCTAGCAGTAACACAGCGAATAAACACTTGCCAGTGATGTGGGTTTGAATTTGCAACTATTTAACATATAAAAAAGTGTTTTCACGTGACTACTgccagatatatgattatttttcaAAGATAAACAGACATCCTGTCTTATTATGCTCTCTGTCCAAAAATTGTTTCACTATGCTTCCCTTCATGGTATCTCAATTACATTCCACAGTGTAGAAATTTTCATACATGCTACTCCAATGATCATCTACCGAATTATCATCTGCAGGTATTTATTTGTCCGCTGGGGCATAGAGGTCTCAAATATGGTAGTATTTGTTGGTCAAAGTGGTGATACAGATTATGAAGAATTACTTGGTGGAGTGCACAAAACTGTAATACTGAATGGTGGATTTAATACAGCCCAAAGCGAGCTTCATTCAACTAGAAGCTATCTACTTAAAGATGTTGTGGCCTTTGACAGCCCCAATATTCTTCAGATCCACAGTTGTGGTGCTAATGAAATCCAATTTGCTCTAGAACAGCTGGGTATATTGAAGAAGTAGCACTTATCAGTTATCACTGACCACAGAGCGAGAGAGTTATATTCAAGTCTCACATTATTTTTAGTGAGTTTCTTTTCTTGCGAAGATGTTCCCTCCCTAGAGGtgtttttttatgaaataaaagTTCCAGAACACGAAGCTTTATCCAGTGTAAATATAAAATGCAGAACTTCCTTATGGAACATCCAAACTGGTGTTTTCTGGGGCTGCCAACACTTTGTACTGCAGCTTTTTCCAggtttcatcttgaatacaatacATGGCTAATGACTTGTATTTGTCCATCATCTTAACTTTAATTTGCaagcacaaatatatatataaaagatcttGAGAGAACTGTTTTTGGAGTGACATCTGCTTGGCCATTGGGAAGGTCCAATTGAGTTCTTCCCTTGGATCAAGCTCAAGATTATGATACCAGCCAGGGATGTTATCACTTCACTGATTTGAAAGGAATTCTTATCTTCTGTCAAGAATATAATGTCATCTGATATAATGTTGTATTTGGGCATGTGTGGCTAAGCTTAACAAGCAATAGGATGCATATTTGTGAATGTCACAGGAATCAGAAGAATCATGTGAATCAATATAAGTTAGTTTCTCTAAATTTTCTTTGAGCTATGACAAATAATgttctcaaaatttgcttatcacTGTTTATGAGAGtgagaaattaaaatatattctGTCCACAAATGTTTGTTTGCACATAAACAGTGAGGACTGCCTTGAGAGTGTGGGACTTGATCTAGTTTTGTCCTTTCCTTTTTCACAAGTACTATACTAAAACAAAATTATAAAGCaaataattgagatttattatcaGGTCTTTTTGATGTTTAAGTTATTAGTcaacaaatataaaataattttatcgatCTTTATTCTAATAAATTAATCAAAAAAATAgtgaaatagattgaaatattctcttgatatttgtcTTTTATATTCTTGCTTATTTGAGCCCTAAATGTGGTGAATATTTCTTCTATCAATTATCTATGaagtaaattattgatatttatcacCCATTCACTATTATTTGCGACTGCGGTTTGCATTAGGCGACTCGGACTGTCACGTGGCAATCATCCGAGAATCGAATGTAACCTGATCCGCCGTTGATTGAGGTAACGGCTCTTTCTTGCTTGAGCCGCTCTCCTATATATACTCACATCCTCGAATTCGAAACCCTTCACTTCCCCATCGACGGCTGCAGTCGCGATCGGCCCCGAGGACCTCAGTGCCCAGGCGTCGTCGGCACCATCATGTCTGCCCTAGTCTGCGGCAAGAGGTCTTCTTCCATCTTCGAGGAGCTCGCTCACACCCCTCCGCCATCGGTCTCTAAGAGAGCCCGCTGCTGTTTCGCTGGAGCCGCCTCCCCCACCACTGCCGCCCTCCGTCCTTCGCCCGCTCTGTCGACCCCATGTTTTGATGGGAACGACAGCGGGAGTGGCGTAGACATCCACCAGGTTGCTGCTCATATCGCGCACCTGAGGTTTCTGTTCCCTGAAATGGATCCGCAGGTTCGGTTTGTCTTTCCTCACTTTTCAATGCTTTTTATTCTTAAGTAAGAGAGGATTTCAACAATCGATGTaaaagattggatttttatgATATTCTTGTTTGGAAAACCGGGATGATATGGTGCTATTAGCTTGTTGTGTTTAGATTCAGTTCCGTAACTGGTAGATAATTCTGGTATTTTTTGGTTAAACAAACAGTAGTGTGTCTCATCGCCACCTTTCCATAGAATTCTCTGTGCAATTCATGAGACTCATGGTTAGGTGCATATCTTGCACATGTAAGCTAATAAACAATAATAAACTTTCCAGCTTCTTCAACGGGCACTTGAAGAGTCTGGACATGATTTAGCTTCTGCTGTGAAGTGCTTGGATGCTCTTCGGTTAGAGTCGACAGAGATACATCTGATGTCTACACAAAGCAAGACTGAAGCTGTACTTGAAACAAAACCTCAGGTTTCAGCTGAAGGTATACAGCATTCCACTATCATTTTTCTCATTTACTTAAATTACTTGTTCTCTGAGGACAATTTAGTTGTGTATATTTATAAGTTattcattgtcttatcatttcctTAATGTACCTATGCATGTCTTATCGAAGATTTAAATTATTCTAAATCATGTTTGGTTCATTAACACAGCAATTCTCATTTGCAATTTGACGATTTTTTTCTCGAATATGGTGTACGATTTGGAATTAAACTGTCAAAGCTGCAAGTTTCAGGAAGGTTTTTGTGCAACATTTTACCTTTTCTTGGTTCGAGAAATATTAATATGTTGGATAAAGAGCACTTTAACATAATTTCTTAAAGTGGGCAGCATTTGAGAATAAAACTCCACGTCATGTGTTAGCCCATTGGTATTATCTATCAAAATCTGATATGCTGTATTATGGCTGATATTTGGCAGACAAGTAATAGATTTGTAGCAATTTTACTGCTATAATATATATCATCACATAACTTTGCTCACTTTTAACTGGTTTGCTTGTTTTAATTAActtgtttttttttaatctgaGACATCTGAGACAACATCTGCTTTTCTCTAGTTTCGTAGCACTTAACTAACATTAACTTTCTTGAGAAGTAGGGAACTGTAGTTGTACATCCTTCGTGTGAGCTCTTTACCATAGAATCTGTATCTTGCGTGTTACAGTCACTTAGCATTCTGTCTACAATAGTAGTATTTGCAAACGATGAATAGAGTCTGATATTTATGAAAAGCTGATGGTTACTATGAGTACAAAAGAGATTTGGTTGCTCTCATGACATAATGTTGcaaattttggtttttttttttttttgttcaatcATTTTCTTCTTGCATGGTTTgagcttaaaaaataaaattgcagTAATTTCTTATGAACCAACTGAGCTACATCGGCTGAATCTCCTTAATCATGAAACACTTTCACATTCTTTGTCATGTCTGGGCATTTTGCAGGTATTACGAATGATTGCAAGGATGCAACTGCTCCAATTCAACCAGCTGAAGAGCATCCTCCAAGAGATAATTCTGAATGGGTTGAGCTGTTTGTGAGAGGGATGATGAATGCCTCTGACATGAATGATGCAAGGTCTCGCGCTTCCCAAATGCTAGGGGTCCTGGAGAAGTCAATTACAGCTCGTGCCGGTGCTGAAGCCATGAAGAGTCTCCACAAGGTATCCTAAGGTTATCTATCTCTAATGATTTTTAGCCCATAATTGGGGGGAACGACAAGTTCAAATGGTCACTTGTTAAAAGTACCAATGTCCATTATTTGAAGGGAGAAACTTTTAGCTGTCTGAACTTATTTCCCAAAAGACAATTCTTTTTTGCTTTATCACATCTTTCTTGGATATATGAAATAGGAAAATACAACGATGAAGGAAAAAACTAGAGTGTTGCTCGGAGAGAACAATCTTCTGAAGCGTGCAGTGGCAATGCAGCATGATCGGCAGaaaaattatgatgaaatatGCCAAGAGTCGCAGTATCTGAACCAGCTGGTCTCCCAATATCAAGAGCAACTAAGGACTCTTGAGGTATCATCAGACTAGCTATTGAGATCCCTTGATGTTCCTCTCCTTACTGAAAAATCATCATATGCTGTCTTGTTTGGCAGGTGAACAACTTTGCACTCAAAATGCATCTGAAAGAGGCTCAGCATAGCAGATCGATTCCAGGACGCTTTCATCCGGACATCTTTTAAGATTAATCAGTGCATCATGGTGCGTGCTCCATCATACTTTTGATGTACTTATGATCAACAATTTTGATCAATGCACCTTCTTGTTCATCTGGGAAGTCTTTTGTTATAattaaatttatcttaaaaaagaTTTTGATAGGTTGTTTTGTGGTATTATCTTCCAAATTCTCTCGGCTATGAAATTTTCTTATAAATTCATTGAATGGTTAAGAATTTGTATCTACTCATCAAATTTTGCTTACTTAataaatgataagatatctacttCCATTTCATAGAGTCAAACTATGAGACTCTTTATCCTCCTATCTTTACATCTTAGTAGCACAACTATTAACCCTTAAATAAAACTACTAATAATGGTAAACTTACCTTGCTCTGTTTTGGAGTTAACTGTAGGATTAATCATTTGATGTTTATAGATGATATCCTTCTCTGCTTTCCAGCTAATAAAAAATCCTTAAaacttataaataatttataaatcaaTGTATTAGCCATTCAAAATCTGAAATATATTTCTCTAAATCCACTCCAAGCTATGTTAGTAAATAATACTCACTCCATGTTAGAGTTCAAAGGAAGATAATTCATCTTTTAAGCACTTAGGAGCAATAATTGCTCCCATAAGGATTCCCCCTTTAGCTAAtggatatatttaataaaaattaaaaataaactagtTATCTAAACTGTAATCACCTATCTCAAGCTGGCTAAATTGTTCTTATAAACTATATTTTAAATTCTATTTCATCATGTGTTACTAGGTTTGAATGCAATAAATATCCTTCAAAAGATTAAAAcactaataaaaaattttattgacAAAATTCTCCCAATAATAAAATATTGTATTTAGTAAACTAAGACATTGTTACTGTCTTAAAAGATTATACAAGTCTTAACATCCTagacatttattttctcttttaaaTCTACTCTCTAAGCTCCTAAAATCTCTTAGTATCTTAATAATGATGATTGTTTGTAAAATTCCATGGTTTATGTTAACACAATTATATtctttcatcaaaatatttttactcaaagctATCTCATTTTAAAGAGGGTCTTTTTCTTACAAATTGATAATGGGCATGGTTTCTAGATTTATCTTTAAATAGAATTTTTACTCacataaatatgaataatttGACTACATAAATGAAGATTGACCAGCTAAGCCAATCTAATAACTGGAATACCCAGTTGCTATTAGATCTGTTCATGCCTTAATAGGTTTCTACCATTAAAACTATAGAGATTTTATAATGTCCTTGTGATGATAAGTGGATATGTAAGAAGAGGAAAGACAACAAAAGGTGTTTATAGAGATTGCACATCTTTAGCATATTCCAATAATCCTTAGAATATAAGTATTCTATTGGAAActtctcccaaaaaaaaaaaagattacccACTATTGATCAACTTATTAGATTCCATATTCCTATTGAACCTATTGATTACTGACTCTTCACATGTTCTTTGTCATCCCAATTATGGAAACCATGGCAACTAAATCTAAACTTCACTTTTGAATACAAACCCTAAGAGAAAGAAATCTTTAGAGAAAGGAAAAAACTAGTATCAGCAGCAGCAATTCATCTGAAAAATAAGAAATGAGGCTCTTTCTAGCAATTGGTCTCCTACAATTTACTGCAATGCAATCAAACAGTCAATTGGACTACCAAGAAATCTGGAGTAGAGAAAATTTGTAGTTCATGGGaagattcttttccctcttttcaaCTCTCAAATCTCCTGTATAATGAATGACCTTCACAGGTCATTTTGTAGACTGACAGTAgcttaataaatttaattatttattttttttcctaatcAATGAGCATTTTGAATAGTTTTGACTTCATACATACACCTAATATGGTATGCATTCAATTGTGCTTTGTCTGTCTTGTACTCattcattatatttaaatattatatttattttaataccaATTGTGTCTTTTTTTATTGGGCTCTCGGATTCAAATCTCGAtccgatatttatttatttattatatttattaaaaaaatatcaaacttaaatttaagataaaatgtcaaaatcattattattattatttttcttagtaGGCACATCACAATCGACAACAACATTAGAGGAGGAACATTTTCTATGCGAAATAGCAACATAAAATATCTACTTGAGCCAATATCCTACTGAGAATGGCTAACATCGATGCAATCGTTCTCTGTGCCAAAGAGCAGCAATCACATGTTCCTCGTTCTTTATCACCTCACGAAGTCCA
The DNA window shown above is from Musa acuminata AAA Group cultivar baxijiao chromosome BXJ2-4, Cavendish_Baxijiao_AAA, whole genome shotgun sequence and carries:
- the LOC135609601 gene encoding probable sucrose-phosphate synthase 1 — encoded protein: MAGNDWINSYLEAILDAGPSIDAAKASLLLRERGRFSPTRYFVEEVITGFDETDLYKTWVRAAAMRSPQERNTRLENMCWRIWNLARKKKQIEGEEAQGISKRRLERERARRDATADMSEDLSEGEKGDIINDLSAHGDSTKGRMLRISSLDAIEAWASQYKDKKLYIVLISIHGLIRGENMELGRDSDTGGQVKYVVELARALGSMLGVYRVDLLTRQILAPEVDWSYGEPTEMLTPRSSENFIHETGESSGAYIIRIPFGPKDKYIPKEHLWPHIQEFVDGALSHVMQMSRVLGEQIGGGQPVWPVAIHGHYADAGDSAALLSGVLNVPMLFTGHSLGRDKLEQLLKQGRQTREEINATYKITRRIEAEELALDASEIVITSTRQEIEEQWRLYDGFDVILERKLRARIKRGVSCYGRYMPRMVVIPPGMEFKHIAAHDVDPDGDPEGNDDNLAFPDPPIWSEIMRFFTNPRKPMILALSRPDPKKNITTLVKAFGECRPLRELANLTLIMGNRDDIDEMSSTNSSVLTSILKLIDKYDLYGQVAYPKHHRQSDVPDIYRLAAKTKGVFINPAFIEPFGLTLIEASANGLPIVATKNGGPVDIHKVLDNGILVDPHDQQAIADALYKLVSDKQLWARCRQNGLKNIHQFSWPEHCKTYLSKITSCRPRHPQWRRSGDGPEDSEPDSPNDSLRDIQDISLNLKLSLDGEKGKDDTVDNALGSGDVAANGNSNHYVNAVVKLSKDVEQHKIRSSERIDHNSSKMPMLRRRKYILVIAVDSVSDADLIAIIKSTFEASSGYRMSGLIGFILSTRLTISEIHSLLTNGGIVPTDFDAFICNSGSDLYYPSSNSDELLYPSELPFALDIDYHSQIEYRWGGEGLRKTLVRWASSVTDKKGEIEEQVVVEDLEHSSTYCHAFQVKNSSLVPPVKELRKQMRIQALRCHVLYSHDGSKLHVIPVLASRSQALRYLFVRWGIEVSNMVVFVGQSGDTDYEELLGGVHKTVILNGGFNTAQSELHSTRSYLLKDVVAFDSPNILQIHSCGANEIQFALEQLGILKK
- the LOC103980734 gene encoding uncharacterized protein LOC103980734, with the translated sequence MSALVCGKRSSSIFEELAHTPPPSVSKRARCCFAGAASPTTAALRPSPALSTPCFDGNDSGSGVDIHQVAAHIAHLRFLFPEMDPQLLQRALEESGHDLASAVKCLDALRLESTEIHLMSTQSKTEAVLETKPQVSAEGITNDCKDATAPIQPAEEHPPRDNSEWVELFVRGMMNASDMNDARSRASQMLGVLEKSITARAGAEAMKSLHKENTTMKEKTRVLLGENNLLKRAVAMQHDRQKNYDEICQESQYLNQLVSQYQEQLRTLEVNNFALKMHLKEAQHSRSIPGRFHPDIF